TGGTCTTTTGCAAACCACCCACTGGGGTGCCCAGATCCCCCTGCACCTCAAAACCCTTCAGCCTTCAACaattttaacaacatttaaacataTATTTTTGTCCAAAACGGACAGTATCACATGTTCCTCACATTACCCTCAGACAGGCCTTTGTCCGCTCATCTGCCCAGCTCCATCCATTTGTAACCCCTTACGCCAGCTTCACATCTCAGACCCACCTACTTTGCGGCACTCAGCACTCTACACAACAATCTCATCAGGATTTCTACCACATCTTTCACGTAAATGGCTGAGGCCCAACGCAGTTCCGACAGCGAAGCTTCATTCTCTGACAAGTTCAATGCATTCTACGCACGCTTTGAAAGGGAGAACACtggtgtgccttcccgagcccccatacgccctgatggtattacagtcacagtcacagaggccgacgtcaaaaGACCCTTcagggggggtgaaccctcggaaagcgcgtggacctgatggtatagaCGGTCAAGTTCTCAAAAGCTGTGCAGACCAAtaggctggagtttttgcggacattttcaatgTCTCATTACTGAggcctgaggttcccacctgcttcaatagggcaattataccggtgcccaagaagagtaaggtgacgtgcctcaacgactattgaCTGGTGGCACTGACGTCCGTGGTGACAAAATGCTTTGTGAGGtgggttatggtgcatatcaattcctacttcgacaagaacctcgacccattacagtttgcctaccgccacaacaggtcaacggaggatgcgatctcactggctctccactctgcactggaccacttggacaataaaaacacatacgtcaGGCTGCTGTTTACAGACTACAGCTCgctgttcaacaccatcatcccctccaagccggTTACCACcctctatgcagggattctccccctctacattggggacctggggtggagggtattgcaccgaggaattccctgcaacctgtttctttcGTGGTTCACagtctcgccagccgcctgccactgttgcgggctggaagagtctgtgtaccacgtgcacatggagtgcgtgaggctgcagccactgtttgaatccctaaaggggctgctcctggtggaggcaggttcattggtatcatttaaaaataaattggataggcatatggatgagaagggaatggagggttatggtatgagtgcaggcaggtgggactaatggaaaaaagttgctcggcacggacttgtagggccgagatggcctgtttccgtgctgtaattgttatagaactgaccaaatggtgccagcacaacaacctggctctcaatgtcagtaaagccaatgaactgtttgtggactttggaagaggaaggatgaaaaCCCGCAAACCTGTtgaagtcaaaaacttcaaattcttaGGTGTGCATatgtctgaagatctttcctggacctgcCCTGattcaattataaagaaagcacattgaCGCCtccatttcctgagaagattacggagattggTATGTCAGAtaggattctcttgaacctctacgCGTATAGAGTAgggagcacattgactggttgcatcatggcctggttcagtaacttgaatgcccagTAACGAAGaagactgcccagtccatcacttaccactccccaccatcaaagggatttaccggaatcgctgcctcaaaaaagcagccagcatagtCAGAGACCCAGGGTCACACACTCAATTCACCCCTGCCATACAGGGGCCTGAAaacagtaacgtccaggttcaggaacagcttcttccctacagccatttggctattaaacaccaacctcaaataagctctgaactacacagactattgttattattgcactattactgttttttgtgtgtatgtatgtatgtatggacctcctgttaggaaatgcgatgggtcaggtggcagaggtatgcgttggggaacaattcgggtccagtgatcacaataccattagtttcaatataattatggagagcgacaaaactggacctagggttgagatttttgattggagaaaggctaactttgaggagatgcgaaaggatttaaaaggagtaaattgggacagtttgttttatgggaaagatgtggaagagaaatggagtacatttaaaggtgaaattttaagagtacagaatctttatgtccctgttcggttgaaaggaaatcgtaaaaattgtaaagagccatggttttcaagggaaattggacacttggtttggaaaaagagggagatctacaataattataggcagcatggagtaaatgaggtgcttgaggagtataaagaatgtaaaaagaatcttaagaaagaaattagaaaagctaaaagaagatacgaggttgctttggcaagtaaggtaaaagtaaatccgaagggtttctaccgctatattaatagcaaaaggataacgagggataaaattggtccattagagagtcagagtggacaactatctgcagagccaaaagagatgggggagatattgaacagtttcttttcttcggtattcaccaaggagaaggatattgaattatgtgaggtaagggaaacaagtagagtagctatggaaactatgaggatcaatgaagaggaagtactgacacttttgagaaatataaaagtggataagtctccaggtccggacaggatattccctaggacattgagggaagttagtgtagaaatagcaggggctatggcagaaatatttcaaatgtcattagaaacgggaatagtgccggaggattggcgtactgcgcatgttgttccattgtttaaaaaggggtctaagcgtaaacctagcaattatagacctgttagtttgacgtcagtggtgggcaaattaatggaaagaatacttagagataatatatataagcatctggataaacagggtctgattaggaacagtcaacatggatttgtgcctggaaggtcatgtttaactaatcttcttgaattttttgaagatgttactcgggaaattgatgagggtaaagcagtggatgttgtgtatatggacttcagtaaggcctttgacaaggttcctcatggaaggttggttaagaaggttcaatggttgggtattaatggtagagtagcaagatggattcaacagtggctgaatgggagatgccagagagtaatggtggatggttgtttgtcaggttggaggccagtgacgagtggggtgccacagggatctgtgttgggtccactgttgtttgtcatgtacatcaatgatctggatgatggtgtggtaaattggattagtaagtatgcagatgatactaagataggtggggttgcgggtaatgaagtagagtttcaaagtctacagagagatttatgccagttggaagagtgggctgaaagatggcagatggagtttaatgctgataagtgtgaggtgctacatcttggcaggacaaatcaaaataggacgtacatgataaatggtagggaattgaagaatgtaggtgaacagagggatctgggaataactgtgcacagttccctgaaagtggaatctcatgtagatagggtggtaaagaaagcttttggtgtgctggcctttataaatcagagcattgagtatggaagttgggatgtaatgttaaaattgtacatggcattggtgaggccaattctggagtatggtgtacaattttggttgcctaattatagtaaggatgtcaacaaaatagagagagtacagaggagatttactagaatgttgcctgggtttcagcaactaagttacagagaaaggttgaacaagttagggctttattctttggagtgcagaaggttaaggggggacttgatagaggtttttaaaatgatgagagggatagacagagttgacgtggaaaagcttttcccactgagagtagggaagattcaaacaaggggacatgacatgagaattaagggactgaagtttaggggtaacatgagggggaacttctttactcagagagtggtagctgtgtggaatgagcttccagtgaaggtggtggaggcaggttcgtttttataatttaaaaataaattggatagttatatggatgggaagggaatggagggttatggtctgagcgcaggtatatgggactaggggagattatgtgttcggcacggactagaagggtcgagatggctgtttccgtgctgtaattgttatatggttatatggttatatggttatatgtgtgtgtttatatttatttatgtacatagcaacaatcacccatacgccACTTCTAtcagacacactagaggcaattgacagcagccaattaaccgacaagcctgcatgtctttggagggtagaaggaaactggaacacccagagaaaacctacagagtcacagggagaacgtacaaacaccacacagacagtacccgcagtcaggattgaaccagggtctctggcgctctgaggcagcagctctactcagGTCTGTATcgggtcaactctgccattcaatcatggctgatctatctctccctcgctgTGCCCCCCATCTTGTAAGCCCATGAAATCAAGTTGAACATAAACATTCCAGATCCCAGGTCTACTACCCATTGCTGCCAACCCCAATTCTTCCCATCTTGGTCCTGACCCCAACCCTAGAATCCAGGGTGCATCCAGCCCCACagcctagaccagtggttcccaacgtggggcgtacgccccacaggggggcaatttgatttttaaggggggcaattgagcgcgactgaggaggtctgggtccaaattttcaatttttatttttttggattttccatcaggtaaacatatgtagtttatgtttcagatgttattttgagtaaatcatttttttggggtaaaaaaggtctttattgtgtagttattacataatcaccacgccatcgctcttcatgcacgtcgcacgaagcgcgcgaggtcatgggagaaccttatttattgaattggatttagaaatgcgattcaaagagcttgtgctaagttacccttataatatctatttcctccgttttctctcaagggaaagcaatgggggggcatcaggattttagaggtgattaggtggggcatggccaaaaaaaaaagttgggaaccactggtctagaccTTGGCTCCGGCAACATCCTCAATCCATGTTGCCAACTCCTACCATTCACAAGCCTGGCCCTGAACCCAAGCCTAGTTCTGGTCGTGCATCTGAGGCCCACAGTCACATCCCTGGGCTCTGGTCACACATTTGACCCGTGTTCCCAGCCATATTTCCAAAGAGGCAGCTGAGTGAGGGCCCTTAGGACTAGAGGACGCAATTTCTGATTAGTGAATGGGAAGTGCTGCAGCCATGCAACAGGgcaggcatcatcactggagaacatggttgggtgacgtttcgggtcgagacgcttgtTCAGACAGCCTCAGTGCGCTTGCAGTTATTGGTGCCTGGCGCCTGTGCTTAGGTTATGCACACGTAGTCTAACCTACAACACACCCAGAGTTTGGAAGAGAATACTTGGAGACCAGGTAACCTTCATGCACAACTGAAGCCTTAGAGTCAAGCGCGGACAGCTCCTCTCTCTGCAGATTGACTCTCAGTTGTCAACTCCTTGATAAAACATGGCCTCTGCAAACATGCCACTGACTATGTTGCCCACGGGGAATGTAGGCCGTAAACATACAGCGTTGCAAGCCCGGCTGCCATAATGTGAAGTCTAATATAGGCCTCGATCACATTCTCAGAAGGTCatatggaataggagtagaattaggccattcggcccatcaggtctactctgccattcaatcatggctgatctatctctccctcctaacgccattctcaggcctcctccccataacctctgacacccggactaatcaagaattctCTCAGACTCTTCCAATGTACACCACCAACGTTTGCCGTGTATCTTTGAtcttagtcacagagtcatacagcttagaatcaggcccttcggcccaacttgctctgccagccaagatgtcccatcttctCTAGCCCCACCTGCAcacatttggtccatgtccctctaaacctttccgacccatgtacccatccaaatgtcttttaaatggtgttatcgtacctgcttcaactaccttctcttgcagctcgttccatacacccttaggttcctattaaatcttccctctcaccttaaaccaatctcctctcctccatgattcccatactctggataACAAACTGTGCGTCAACCCCAtctagtcctagcctgctcaactctcTCTGTGGCTCAGGCActcaacatcattgtaaatcttctctgcaccctttccagcttaaccacGTCTTTCCTGGAgcggaggcgaccaaaactgaacacaatactccaaatgtgccctCACCAAACCTTGTCCAAATGGCATCAGCCAACTCCCCCAGGTGTCTATGAGAGCTCCTGACTCGTCATCGTTGCATGGCAACGACCCTGCTCATACACAGCCCCTCTCATACCTACCTGTAGTGTACTCCTGTAGTGTGGGATTAGTTCAGACAGTGTGGGCTTCATGGTCCAGTCAGGGTCACTGAAGTAGCAGCTCCTGAAATTTAAGCTCCTCACTGGGATCTCTGGCACCAATATCCGAGTCAGCCGATCATTCTTCATCACAAGCTCAAAGTAGAAGTTCACTTTCAGGCTGGTGGCACGTTTGGCAAGTTTGGACCAGGAGAGGCCCCACACAACCTGGTTGTGAGGGTCATGGATGTGGCATTTAATATTCATCGTCCTGAGAGTCTGGTAGCAGCTTTCACACAAGGTGTCCAGGAGGTCATCTGAGATACAATTATAATTGATCGAGATGCTGGTAAGTTCGCAGAAGCTGCGAAggattttggggaaggtgggattggtgtagatggccAGGTGGTGGCTGAAGAAGTCCTCGATGTTCAGCTCGGAAATGGAGCTTCTGTTCCTCTGGTGGATCAGTGAGTTCAGGATGGAAAAGCCTTGCTCCATGCCTAGCCGAGCTCCTCTCAGGTTGAACGACTGTAGATGTCTGCACTCGCGACGAAGGAAGAAGTTCAGGCTCTTTAACAGAAGGAAATCGCTATTATAGCATACAGAGTCTTCAGTTAGATATCTCACCAAACAGGGGGTTTTTATCTTTAAATTAGTCATGACGTTATAAATCTTACACATCAAGAGCTTCACAAATTTGAAAACTCAACCTGTGGATCGGGTGAATTCTGCCATCTCAGAAAGTTAGTACCAAAGTTAGTAGGTGTGAAATAGTTATGATACTCTTTGTTAAGGTGCGTGCTGTTGTGTAGTATTACAGTATTATTAGTATTGtgcaatactgagttggatgatcagccatgatcatattgaatggcggtgcaggctcgaagggccgaatggcctactcctgcacctattttctatgtttctattaggcgTGTTATTTAAACACAGTTAATTGCATTGTTGCAAATTATTTATTCTTTCGCAggactgtccaaatgtcttttaaatgttgttatttaagTATTTGAGGTAAGCTTTTGACGTCGTCCTCAaatccttcctctggcagcttgtgccataTACGCCTtacatctatgccctctagtttttcatTCCACTgccctggggggaaaaaaacgtgttcaccctatctattcccctcgtgattttatatacccctatgagatcacccctcagcctcctacactccaaggaatacaatccTAATCTGCTGAACATCTCACTGATACTTAGGCCCTCAAGGGAAATTCGATCACAGTGTTCAAGTCTTTGAAAGGAAAATATTTtaacaatatggagagaatagaTGTTATTGATAGGGGTTGCAGTGAAGGATGTAGTGTTCAAAGCGAAACTGGAAAAATATTTATAGTCGGAGTTACACAGCATGGTAACAAGCCCAATTTATCCTTACCGACCAAAGTGTTTACTGAGCTAATCCTATTTGAAAGGAAAGAATTAGCAAGATTGGGCTGAGAGGGCAGGGAATGTGATTAGCTGAATTGCTCTTACATCGAGCTGATATGGACACAACGGGCCAAATGGTGTCAATCCATTTTCTGATTGTGACTTATGAGACCTGTGAGACCATTCCATAGGCAGAGGTGCAGGTGGAACGTAATGGCTAGATCAGGTAAGGATGGCACATTtccttgcagaaacaaagaacagcagatgctggtttataccaaagataggcacaaagtgctggggtaactcagcaggtcgtggTGGGCCTGGTCATTTCATGCCTCcagctctccacctcccctccccctccaccaccccctactatccatgaagaagggtcccgatccaaaacgtcacccatcctttctctcgagagatgctgcctgactcgctgagttagtacagcactttgtgtcatcctcTTTGGCACATTTCCTTCTCAGAGTTCATCGACTTCCTCTGAAACCTGACAATTTCAATCCCATTGCTACTGATGTCAGATGTTTTTAATATGTACCCCTGCCAGTAAAATATGCATTCATTGTATTTCTTTACCTTTCTGAAGGGTACATTAATATTCCTGAATTTCTGCCCccaattcaattccatttgcactctcaaaaaaaaagattagtcatggaacaaaacacaaagtgctggagtaactcaacgggtcagacagcattccctGGAAGACGTGGACaggcgacccttcttcaagaaacattgcctatccatgctctcccgagatgctgccacatccgctgagttactccagcactgggcacagcggtagagttacagctcaccagagacgcgggttcgatcataactacgggtgctgtctgtgcggagtttgtacgttctccccgtgactgcgtgggttttctctggacgttccggtttcctcccacactcccaaagacgagcaggttaattggtttcggtgagaattgtaaattgtcccgagtgtgcaggattgtgctaatgtacggggaatcagtggccggcgcggacttgttgggccaaagggcctgtttccgcgctgcacatCTAAACTCTACACTCTGTCTTTTACCCTCAAGATGTTCCTTATGTCCCCATAGATACGGCACAGTTGTAGGCCCATATCACCACTCAGTTAGTTCAGGCTTGAAGGGCTATAAGCATGATTGGATCACCTCAGAGGAAGATTATGAAGTAAACCAACGGACTTGgtttagacttggtttatactctctagaatttaggagattgagaggggatcttatagaaacttacaaaattcttaaggggttggacaggctagatgcaggaagattgctcccgattttagggaagtccatgacaaggggtcacagcttaaggataagggggaaatcctttaaaaccgagatgagaagaacttttttcacacagagagtggtgaatctctggaactctctgccgcagagggtagtcgaggccagttcattggctatatttaagagggagttagatgtggcccttgtggctaaggggatcagagggtatggagagaaggcaggtacgggatactgagttggatgatcagccatgatcatattgaatggcggtgcaggctcgaagggccgaatggcctactcctgcacctaatttctatgtttctatgtttctatgtttatatgaaaGTATAAATTAGAACATTGAAAAACATATTTGCTGCACATGATTGTACCTTGAGGAAGGCATTCCTGACAGATGAGCTCCACACAAGGCGGTCCAACTCCAGGTGTTGGATGGTGAAAGACTTTAACCTGTTGTTCTCATTCCCCAGTCGCGCCAAGAAGCTCCTCATTGTAATCTGGAATCTCCGAGTCAGGAGGGAATTGTACGGGTTCATGAATTTGATCTCGCAGTTGACCAGGTATCTGCCAAACTTCTTGGCGTACCAGATGGCAGACTCGTACTCGGCACGCCGGTACTTGGACGGTCTTCCGCAGAAGGTGAACGTCCTGGACCGCCAGAGAGCTGGCGAATGCATCACATGGTTCCAGCATTTACACACCAGTGCCGCCCGCACTCGGTCCTGGTCTCCAAGCCACCGGAACACCTGCCTGAGGgaaacctctggcagctcactccaatTCCCTGCATCTGTACACGGATCATGGGACACCTCCATCCCATTGGTCATTTTGAATGCTGGCAGAGACAGTGATTAAAATTCAGACATTAGTCAAGTTGAGAATTTAATTGGAAGTCCCGACCGTTAATCTATGCACAGCTGCGGCAGGATTTGAAATGTATTAAAGGTCAGGTATGACCAGATTATTAATCACTTCAGCAAGTGTCAGACAAGTAGATTTAATAATTAAACTTTAAATTAGTGATTTAATTCATGCAGCTGCAACTTTCATGCGTCTTATTTCCATGTTAAAATCACATTATCTGTATGCCTCCATCTTTGCCAACTCTCTGTAGTGCCTCCAATCTACCTTCAGATTGTACTGACATGCATTTTTCAACACACGTCGCATTCTGTCCGTCTCATTTGAACGAAGCTTGACACGGCCAACAGAGTAGGCGCCTTTTTTATTCATCTATATTCTTACAAGAAGCATTTTAACTAATCATTCTAGACTTACCCTCATGTTGCAACAGTGAGGTACCACAGCCCACCTGCCCTCCCATTCAGTCAGCTATTTATTGATTGCCACTGATTCATTTTCTCAGCTTTTCACCTTATCTCTTCCTCCAATACAAATCTCTCTGCTCTAATCTTGGAAGCCTGGAATCTTGATCTAAATTGTACAACCTTTTGGGAGAAGAGTgccaaatttctatgtttaaattggTCCTTTCTACATCAGTGGCCGTCCTTTGAATTGTCTTAACATTTGAAATACTTCAAGCAGATAGTTCCTCAGCCTGCTCTATCTTCAAGGGAATGGAGGCTAAGTTAATTTGACCCATGCTAACAACTTAACCctctaatataataataataataataatatattttattgtcattgcacaaaagcacaacgagatttggtatgcagcttccatccgatgtcataacataagtaactaataaaatttagatttagataccccgagaacatggattgtaaaaagaacagtaaaatagtccaaAAAAAAGTCAACAATTGTCAACTCTAAATCCTGGTATTAGTCTGGTGAATCTGTGCTACATCCCATTCAAGGGAGATTATATTCTATTAAAGCAAAACATTGTGAAAGATGCAATTTAACaacaaacaaaaatgctggaagcactccaaagatgtgcgggtttgtaggttaattggctgggtaaaattgtaaattgtccgtagtgtgagtAGGATCAAGCTAGAgtttgggaatcgctggtcggcgcagactcagtgggcctgtttccatgctgcacctctaaactaaactaaaaaaaaaacaatgccaaTATTTAAGGTCAATAATCTTCCGTCAGAATCTATCTCACAGCGACCAAACTCAAAATGGGGAGTGAAAACAAAAGATCACTCCTTTCATGCAATGTATTCTATTTCCCTTGAGATTAAGGTATTTAGTAAATTGGCCTTCATGATTTTTTAATCCTTGTTTACCACAATTAATGTATATTTGGACTCGCAAATCACTTTACTCCTCTGCGGTTTTGAATTTCTCACcatctaaaaaaaaaacattttctttgtTCAAAACTAGATGATTTCCCACGTGTCCACATTGAAATCCATTTGCCCAGGTGTTCTTGACTTACTTTGTCAGCCTTTGGTGTGTTGCATGTCTCCTTGCAGACATTTCCCCATCACTAATCTCAGTTTTGAGGAGCTTGGGCTTGTCTGTATTTCAATGCATGTCACATAgaatatagaagagtacagcacaggaaacagccctttggcccacaatgaccatTCTAagcatgaagccaagttaaactaatctcctctcctctccacatctccccactccctgcatacaatgtgcctatctaaataccTCTGAAATGTCACtaccctatctgcctccaccccccccccccccccttgcagtgTGGTGTAGGACCTCCACTCTAGGCTTTAAAAACTTACCCCACACATCCCTTTCAAACTTtgcgcctctcaccttaaagctacgcccgtatttttaaatgttggatCTAAGCCTTTTGCCAGATTTTATAGACATTTGACCATGATGTACTTTTCCCATTCCACTCCCTTCCCTGCTTCTCACCCATTTTTGACCACGTATTTCATGCAATGTTGCGTTCCTATCTTCATTTGGATG
This DNA window, taken from Leucoraja erinacea ecotype New England chromosome 26, Leri_hhj_1, whole genome shotgun sequence, encodes the following:
- the LOC129709777 gene encoding F-box only protein 39-like, yielding MTNGMEVSHDPCTDAGNWSELPEVSLRQVFRWLGDQDRVRAALVCKCWNHVMHSPALWRSRTFTFCGRPSKYRRAEYESAIWYAKKFGRYLVNCEIKFMNPYNSLLTRRFQITMRSFLARLGNENNRLKSFTIQHLELDRLVWSSSVRNAFLKSLNFFLRRECRHLQSFNLRGARLGMEQGFSILNSLIHQRNRSSISELNIEDFFSHHLAIYTNPTFPKILRSFCELTSISINYNCISDDLLDTLCESCYQTLRTMNIKCHIHDPHNQVVWGLSWSKLAKRATSLKVNFYFELVMKNDRLTRILVPEIPVRSLNFRSCYFSDPDWTMKPTLSELIPHYRSTLQKLTLEFNNSHERIDDELLQLVLTCERLHYMKIWAFLSIKFIETILQYRLEGKSNFRTLKVRIYMHKYETNEEDKLLRNVYMKYRDLIDTELNYFVITYPLM